The following coding sequences lie in one Deinococcus sp. Leaf326 genomic window:
- a CDS encoding MerR family transcriptional regulator: MQGRLIISRFALLTGLSPKTLRYYDEIGLLQPRWVEETTGYRYYSATQINLGIRIRQWRQMDLPLESIRQILHSPAQANEVLRQHEQRLQHEIATRERALLSLYTSLQETPMDYRLEHLPTLQTLSIRTLLQPPHYDVIPEALQELMEYKNAQGYHLAAPSFFVHHNEVEGEKGVVEICLPVTGHVEPQGRIEVCTFEGRPAFIGRFVGPYDKTGAAYTAVVEEAVRRGLSITGSTAEIYVKSVPHTPDPNAYETDIAFFLQPD; this comes from the coding sequence ATGCAAGGACGACTGATCATCTCCCGTTTTGCTCTCCTCACCGGTCTATCGCCCAAGACGTTGAGGTATTACGACGAGATTGGTCTTTTGCAACCCCGCTGGGTGGAAGAGACCACCGGGTACCGGTACTACAGTGCTACCCAGATCAACCTAGGGATTCGCATCCGCCAGTGGCGACAAATGGATCTACCCCTCGAAAGTATTCGGCAGATACTTCACTCCCCCGCGCAGGCAAATGAAGTTCTGAGGCAACACGAGCAGCGCCTCCAACATGAGATTGCCACTCGCGAACGCGCGCTCCTTTCCCTCTACACCTCACTTCAGGAGACCCCTATGGACTACCGCCTTGAACACCTCCCCACTCTTCAGACGCTCAGCATTCGTACCCTGCTCCAACCACCGCACTATGACGTCATTCCAGAGGCGCTTCAGGAATTGATGGAGTACAAGAACGCCCAGGGATACCACCTCGCCGCCCCCAGCTTTTTCGTTCACCACAACGAAGTGGAAGGTGAAAAGGGCGTAGTCGAGATCTGTCTTCCAGTAACAGGTCATGTTGAGCCTCAAGGACGGATCGAGGTGTGTACCTTTGAGGGTCGCCCGGCATTCATCGGGCGCTTCGTAGGCCCATATGACAAAACAGGGGCGGCATACACCGCTGTGGTTGAGGAGGCGGTACGGCGAGGTCTAAGCATCACGGGGAGCACGGCCGAGATCTATGTGAAGAGCGTACCCCACACCCCTGACCCCAACGCCTATGAAACCGATATCGCTTTTTTCCTTCAACCAGACTGA
- a CDS encoding AAA family ATPase: MNRIEAHLQLAARADSTPTSFTNFDANEEIPPQARAPRRQGDLSYYSHGLGEAVFLLLSGDTQLFASRQGHLRLHARTSDIQVAVRGPGPGEVITTYVMATRVHFRATPLAALAEALLFPDRLPETARALGAFIRVLKRQGLSYPMPATVLRQSTGVKDVKFALMTLTDTLDAEMSERSASFGLDTQDGDPTLETDFNTQALPQINLATLIHPPLRDTQDGDPTLETDFNTQALPQINLATLIHPPLRARPQTTHRDRLTRLTRRGGVALLVGPPGTFKTETSKQVAVEQGLHLVIAKGSPGVEDRDFIGAVYPTAKGPAWVDGPISRAFLLAAKKPTLLLIDEVLRYLPETLNVLIGALDAISTAEALAVGIPQEMLSGGERHYLLPLPNGDHLACPVQNLTWVMTTNLGQDHLQTADRLDGALLSRIDLTLEYREADERTARALYLQVAGDEQIANVAFEAELVTRQAMSTPGALPLRALDARKTIALIKEVRTLVDDGEELAVAFMEAFETVALPYCCPREPHTGALEEAVKEALLSALREQVLDALQVA; encoded by the coding sequence ATGAACCGAATCGAAGCCCATCTCCAGCTTGCCGCCCGCGCGGACAGTACGCCAACGTCCTTCACGAACTTTGACGCGAACGAGGAAATTCCTCCCCAGGCCCGGGCACCGCGGCGCCAGGGAGACCTCAGCTACTACAGCCACGGTCTGGGAGAGGCCGTCTTCCTCCTGTTGAGCGGTGACACCCAGCTGTTCGCCAGCCGGCAGGGCCACCTGCGTCTCCACGCGCGCACCTCGGATATCCAGGTGGCCGTGCGTGGCCCCGGTCCGGGCGAGGTCATCACGACCTACGTCATGGCCACCAGGGTCCATTTTCGCGCCACCCCCCTGGCCGCGCTCGCCGAAGCCCTGCTCTTCCCGGACCGCCTGCCGGAAACAGCGCGGGCGCTGGGGGCGTTCATCCGCGTCTTGAAGCGCCAGGGCCTGTCCTATCCCATGCCGGCGACGGTCCTGCGTCAGTCCACTGGGGTGAAGGACGTCAAATTCGCCCTGATGACCCTGACCGACACCCTGGATGCCGAGATGAGTGAGCGCAGCGCTTCCTTCGGACTCGATACTCAGGACGGCGACCCGACCCTGGAGACCGACTTCAATACCCAGGCGCTGCCACAGATCAATCTCGCGACCCTGATCCATCCGCCGCTCCGCGATACTCAGGACGGCGACCCGACCCTGGAGACCGACTTCAATACCCAGGCGCTGCCACAGATCAATCTCGCGACCCTGATCCATCCGCCGCTCCGCGCCCGGCCCCAAACGACCCACCGCGACCGCCTCACCCGGCTGACCCGGCGCGGCGGCGTGGCGTTGCTCGTTGGCCCACCCGGCACTTTCAAGACGGAAACGAGCAAGCAGGTCGCCGTCGAGCAAGGCTTGCACCTCGTCATCGCCAAGGGATCGCCTGGGGTCGAGGACCGTGACTTCATCGGGGCGGTCTACCCGACCGCTAAGGGGCCGGCGTGGGTGGATGGTCCCATCAGCCGCGCCTTCCTGCTGGCCGCGAAAAAACCGACCCTGCTGTTGATCGACGAAGTGCTCCGGTACCTGCCTGAAACCCTCAACGTCCTCATCGGGGCGCTCGACGCCATCAGCACCGCTGAAGCTTTGGCCGTTGGCATCCCACAAGAGATGCTCAGTGGGGGAGAGCGCCACTACCTGCTCCCTCTGCCCAATGGTGATCACCTGGCCTGCCCCGTCCAGAACCTCACCTGGGTCATGACCACCAACCTCGGACAGGATCACCTCCAGACCGCAGACCGGCTGGACGGTGCGCTTCTCAGCCGCATCGACCTGACGCTCGAGTACCGGGAGGCCGACGAGCGGACAGCGCGTGCCCTCTACCTCCAGGTGGCGGGTGACGAGCAGATTGCGAACGTGGCCTTCGAGGCCGAGCTCGTCACCCGACAGGCGATGAGCACCCCAGGAGCACTGCCCCTCCGGGCCTTGGACGCCCGCAAGACCATCGCCCTCATCAAGGAAGTCCGGACCCTGGTCGACGACGGAGAAGAACTCGCGGTCGCGTTCATGGAAGCCTTCGAGACCGTGGCCCTGCCCTACTGCTGCCCACGCGAGCCCCACACGGGCGCCCTTGAGGAGGCCGTGAAGGAAGCGCTCCTGAGTGCCCTCAGAGAGCAGGTGCTTGATGCCCTACAGGTGGCCTGA